Proteins from one Salvelinus namaycush isolate Seneca chromosome 34, SaNama_1.0, whole genome shotgun sequence genomic window:
- the LOC120028251 gene encoding LIM/homeobox protein Lhx1-like, whose protein sequence is MVHCAGCERPILDRFLLNVLDRAWHVKCVQCCECKCNLTEKCFSREGKLYCKNDFFRRFGTKCAGCSQGISPNDLVRRARSKVFHLNCFTCMMCNKQLSTGEELYIIDENKFVCKEDYLTHSNGKDTSLLSVTACSDPSLSPDSQDQLQDDVKDSEIANLSDKETGSNENDGENLGGKRRGPRTTIKAKQLETLKAAFAATPKPTRHIREQLAQETGLNMRVIQVWFQNRRSKERRMKQLSALGARRHAFFRSPRRMRTLVDRLEPGELIPNGPFSYYGDYQSEYYGPGGNYDFFPQGPPSSQAQTPVDLPFVPSSGPTGTPLGGMDHPLPGHHPSSEVQRYSDIMSHHPGDSPSPEPGIPGPMHSISSEVYGPSPPFTSLSLNGSGYGNHLSHAPSEMNEGTVW, encoded by the exons ATGGTCCACTGTGCCGGGTGCGAGAGGCCTATACTGGACAGGTTTCTCCTCAATGTTCTGGACAGAGCTTGGCACGTCAAGTGCGTACAGTGCTGCGAGTGTAAATGCAATTTAACAGAGAAATGCTTTTCTCGAGAGGGGAAACTATATTGCAAAAACGACTTCTTTAG GAGGTTCGGGACAAAGTGCGCGGGCTGTTCTCAGGGCATCTCGCCGAACGACTTGGTCCGGAGGGCAAGGAGCAAAGTGTTTCATCTCAACTGCTTCACCTGCATGATGTGTAACAAACAGCTGTCCACGGGAGAGGAGCTCTACATCATAGACGAAAATAAATTTGTCTGCAAAGAAGATTATCTAACCCACAGCAATGGGAAAGACACAAGCCTTCTCTCAG TAACAGCATGTAGCGACCCAAGTTTATCCCCGGATTCTCAAGATCAGTTACAGGACGATGTGAAGGACTCTGAAATAGCCAATCTGTCGGACAAAGAAACGGGTAGTAATGAGAACGATGGCGAGAACCTTGGCGGTAAACGACGTGGACCGCGAACCACCATCAAAGCAAAGCAACTGGAGACCCTAAAAGCGGCATTCGCTGCCACCCCCAAACCCACGAGACACATCAGGGAGCAGCTCGCGCAGGAGACGGGGCTGAACATGAGAGTCATTCAG GTATGGTTTCAGAACAGGCGGTCCAAGGAGCGACGCATGAAGCAATTGAGCGCCCTGGGCGCGAGACGGCACGCGTTCTTCCGGAGCCCGAGGAGAATGAGAACGCTAGTGGACCGGCTGGAACCCGGGGAATTAATTCCAAACGGTCCTTTCTCATACTACGGAG ATTATCAAAGCGAGTACTACGGTCCAGGAGGGAACTACGACTTCTTTCCTCAGGGGCCTCCATCGTCGCAGGCACAGACCCCCGTAGACCTCCCCTTCGTGCCCTCCTCAGGCCCAACGGGCACCCCTCTAGGTGGTATGGACCATCCCCTGCCCGGGCACCACCCCTCCAGTGAGGTGCAGCGCTATTCTGACATCATGTCCCACCACCCTGGGGATTCGCCCAGCCCGGAGCCAGGCATCCCGGGGCCCATGCACAGCATCTCCTCTGAGGTGTACGGCCCCAGCCCGCCCTTTACCTCACTGTCTCTCAATGGCAGCGGATACGGCAACCACCTGTCCCATGCACCCTCGGAAATGAACGAGGGCACCGTCTGGTAG